The Rhizobium rhizoryzae genome window below encodes:
- a CDS encoding nucleoside hydrolase: MTSFSIGGFGPASLVGKLTLNKGGVVRGQRIIFDTDMDSDCDDVAALAMLLQLQRLGECTIIAATVASNNIYAAPCTKTLLRAAGLGSIPVGAYQGSAIGGGSTSLYAQGVVSAFGVPNNETRSAYDTAVNVLRRALARSPDGSVKIVIAGTCTNVAALLASSADAISPMTGAELVAAKVASIHVMGGNFVSATSAENNILFDIAAANAVASCGIPVSWAGYEVGNPISTLVPNVADGNNAFRLAWRLYGPANDVRPSWDLMAALESVRGTAGVFGYSGWGDVSFEAGTSYTTFSANASGKNRYITKTATDQVIANLCNGLIRDFMISLTPQTGVIGRANGFWRFDEGTGVFSEDLSGRARRMYFNFASAPNQPAWIDLGGGKYAVDFTPSQLLSPRYCDTLDQTSMVLSALLRLDTTTGIQQIITRRTAGGTQHYQWVVNSGVLRFIGFGASTTILSFGSIPAGAWVRVICVLDGTSVSMYVNGVQSGTTQTLSNAIPINDTTNGPFIGARQTTGYVDGLDGKIACIGYHPPSEILADIDQALIEVASSKGIDS; encoded by the coding sequence ATGACCTCATTCAGCATCGGCGGGTTCGGGCCTGCCTCATTGGTTGGTAAGCTCACCCTCAACAAGGGCGGTGTGGTCAGGGGGCAGCGTATCATTTTCGATACCGATATGGATAGCGACTGCGATGACGTAGCTGCTCTAGCTATGCTTTTGCAGCTCCAGCGTCTTGGAGAATGCACCATAATCGCGGCCACTGTGGCGTCAAATAACATCTACGCCGCGCCGTGTACTAAGACGCTTCTCCGGGCAGCGGGGTTAGGCTCTATCCCTGTGGGGGCCTACCAAGGTTCTGCCATTGGTGGTGGCAGCACAAGCCTCTATGCTCAAGGCGTCGTGAGCGCGTTTGGCGTGCCAAATAATGAGACGAGATCGGCGTATGATACCGCCGTCAATGTGCTTCGACGTGCTCTTGCACGGTCTCCAGACGGGTCTGTCAAAATTGTGATTGCGGGCACTTGCACCAATGTGGCGGCATTGCTGGCATCTTCGGCTGATGCAATATCACCCATGACGGGGGCCGAGCTTGTCGCCGCAAAGGTAGCGTCAATCCACGTCATGGGCGGAAACTTTGTATCGGCCACATCCGCAGAAAACAACATCTTGTTCGATATTGCCGCCGCGAATGCGGTAGCGTCGTGCGGAATTCCGGTTTCGTGGGCTGGATACGAAGTGGGAAATCCCATATCGACACTGGTCCCTAACGTCGCGGACGGGAATAACGCTTTCCGCCTTGCGTGGCGGCTATATGGGCCTGCAAACGACGTGCGCCCATCTTGGGATCTGATGGCCGCACTCGAATCCGTGCGCGGGACGGCTGGCGTTTTTGGTTATAGTGGATGGGGGGATGTCTCTTTTGAGGCCGGGACATCTTACACGACATTCTCTGCGAATGCGTCGGGTAAAAATAGGTACATCACAAAGACGGCAACTGATCAGGTAATCGCCAATCTCTGTAACGGCTTGATCCGGGATTTTATGATATCTCTGACGCCGCAAACGGGGGTAATTGGCAGAGCCAACGGCTTCTGGAGATTTGACGAAGGGACTGGCGTCTTCAGCGAAGATTTGTCAGGCCGAGCGCGGAGGATGTATTTCAATTTTGCCTCGGCTCCAAATCAACCGGCATGGATTGATCTTGGAGGGGGTAAATATGCTGTCGATTTTACGCCGTCGCAGCTTTTGTCACCGCGATACTGTGACACACTTGATCAGACATCCATGGTTCTGAGCGCGCTCTTGCGGCTGGATACGACTACCGGCATACAGCAGATTATTACTCGCCGGACAGCTGGCGGGACACAGCATTACCAATGGGTGGTAAATTCTGGGGTGCTCCGATTTATTGGCTTTGGAGCGTCCACCACAATACTGTCTTTCGGCAGTATCCCGGCTGGGGCATGGGTGCGCGTTATCTGTGTGCTTGATGGCACGTCGGTGTCTATGTACGTCAACGGCGTCCAATCTGGCACAACTCAAACATTGAGCAATGCCATCCCAATCAACGACACGACAAATGGGCCTTTTATCGGCGCTCGCCAAACAACAGGCTATGTCGATGGTCTGGATGGGAAAATAGCGTGCATCGGATATCACCCGCCGTCCGAGATCTTAGCCGATATCGACCAGGCGCTTATCGAAGTCGCAAGCAGTAAGGGGATAGACTCCTAA